In Bifidobacterium sp. ESL0775, the following are encoded in one genomic region:
- a CDS encoding DUF6350 family protein has protein sequence MIFTITLGLFMALTLLVISMEEGGGALSNFSVSLTLAVVLLSQGVGFHAGAITMTITPLLLTGLLIWLVAWLTQKLSRSPKAYIVGLLVWVAVMWVFTQNVAVILEDPIWVVLAKTAVFFTIAFLIGAVPKSATTKTVGAFIKDNVSERLSSSLKLGLFNAVVLVHGYLAMGLITVIVWVVTNQSAMVRVFHLAGMQTGSRIMTTICTLAWLPNLCLWALSWLFGGGFSIGDLAAFSLWNDHAAGLPAVPVFAIFPQAISNDLLRLCLISIPLACGFLLSLFELFLPRCFAIGAGKPDEPFKAGKTIGQFIYPILSFCLTSGLMAIVMNIIFNLSSGALGQHRLAHVGVDPIASSRVVCLPSTIGFSLAWLVAVVVVAMVFALRLLFGYLHSRDVSEEKRPEDISNAEDPSPLDSMDDMAGAISSETDSGSEKP, from the coding sequence ATGATATTCACGATCACGCTGGGTCTGTTCATGGCGCTCACGTTGCTCGTGATATCGATGGAAGAGGGCGGAGGCGCTCTCTCCAATTTCTCGGTGTCGCTGACCTTGGCCGTGGTCCTGCTCAGCCAAGGCGTGGGATTCCACGCCGGCGCCATCACCATGACCATCACCCCGTTGCTCCTGACCGGATTGTTGATCTGGCTGGTGGCATGGCTGACGCAAAAACTCTCGCGTAGCCCGAAAGCCTATATCGTCGGGTTGTTGGTATGGGTGGCCGTCATGTGGGTGTTCACGCAGAACGTCGCGGTAATCCTTGAAGACCCGATTTGGGTGGTGCTGGCCAAGACGGCGGTCTTCTTCACGATTGCGTTCCTGATCGGCGCCGTTCCCAAGTCGGCGACGACCAAAACCGTTGGTGCATTCATCAAGGACAATGTCTCCGAACGGTTGTCGAGTTCATTGAAGCTGGGCCTGTTCAATGCGGTGGTCCTTGTTCACGGTTATCTTGCCATGGGCTTGATTACGGTCATTGTTTGGGTCGTTACCAACCAAAGCGCCATGGTCCGTGTCTTCCATCTGGCTGGCATGCAAACCGGTTCGCGGATCATGACCACGATATGCACCTTGGCGTGGCTGCCGAACCTTTGCCTCTGGGCGCTCTCGTGGCTCTTCGGCGGCGGATTCTCCATCGGAGACCTCGCGGCTTTCTCGTTGTGGAACGACCATGCCGCAGGCCTTCCGGCTGTTCCGGTTTTCGCCATCTTCCCACAGGCCATCAGCAACGATCTGCTTCGCCTTTGCCTGATATCGATTCCTTTGGCTTGCGGATTCCTTTTGTCGTTGTTTGAGCTGTTCCTGCCACGTTGCTTCGCAATCGGTGCAGGCAAGCCCGACGAACCGTTCAAAGCCGGCAAGACCATCGGCCAGTTCATCTATCCTATCCTCTCCTTCTGCCTGACCAGTGGGTTGATGGCGATAGTCATGAACATCATCTTCAACCTTTCCTCCGGCGCGTTGGGCCAACACCGCTTGGCGCACGTGGGTGTCGATCCCATAGCCTCGTCACGTGTGGTCTGCCTGCCCAGCACCATCGGCTTCTCGCTGGCTTGGCTCGTTGCCGTCGTGGTGGTCGCGATGGTGTTCGCTTTGCGCCTGTTGTTCGGCTACCTGCATTCCCGTGATGTTTCGGAAGAAAAACGGCCGGAAGATATTTCCAATGCCGAGGATCCATCCCCACTTGATTCCATGGATGATATGGCCGGGGCCATATCGTCTGAGACGGATTCAGGCTCTGAAAAACCATAG
- the ruvB gene encoding Holliday junction branch migration DNA helicase RuvB, giving the protein MAETSTPQSNSGANEESLRMISSEPIGNEPVSDEELRPRALEGFIGQPLLKAQLQLFLDAARKRDVPPDHILLAGPPGLGKTTLAMIVANELQVPIRVTSGPAIQHAGDLASILSSLDEGEVLFIDEIHRLPRPAEELLYIAMEDFRVDVMVGKGPGASSIPLTLPRFTVIGATTREGMLPSPLRARFGFTAHLDFYPHEELERLIERSASVLGINLGEGSAKQLSLRSRGTPRIANRLLRRVRDWAIVHDLDQVNPDDVEEALALYQIDSEGLDRLDLAVLNAIVKNFDGGPVGLNNLAAMVGEESETVETVCEPYLVREGFLMRTPKGRVATEKAWRHLGLVPKDDVSKLF; this is encoded by the coding sequence ATGGCGGAAACTTCAACACCACAATCCAATAGCGGCGCCAACGAGGAGTCGTTACGCATGATCTCCTCCGAGCCCATCGGCAACGAGCCGGTCAGCGACGAGGAGCTTCGTCCACGGGCGCTTGAGGGCTTCATCGGCCAACCTTTGCTCAAGGCGCAGCTGCAGTTGTTTTTGGATGCCGCGAGAAAACGCGACGTGCCGCCGGACCACATTTTGCTGGCAGGCCCTCCAGGACTGGGCAAGACCACGTTGGCGATGATCGTAGCCAACGAGCTGCAGGTCCCCATCCGCGTCACCTCGGGCCCGGCCATCCAACATGCCGGCGATTTGGCGTCGATTCTGAGTTCGCTCGATGAGGGCGAAGTGCTGTTCATCGATGAGATCCATCGTCTGCCTCGCCCAGCCGAGGAACTGCTCTATATCGCTATGGAGGATTTCCGCGTCGACGTCATGGTGGGCAAAGGACCTGGCGCCTCCTCGATTCCATTGACGTTGCCGCGTTTCACCGTCATCGGCGCCACCACACGTGAAGGCATGCTGCCTTCGCCGCTTCGCGCGCGCTTCGGGTTCACCGCTCATCTGGATTTCTATCCCCATGAGGAGCTGGAACGGTTGATTGAGCGCAGCGCCTCGGTGCTTGGCATCAACCTGGGCGAGGGGAGCGCCAAGCAGCTTTCCCTGCGCAGCCGTGGCACACCGCGAATCGCCAACCGCTTGTTGCGCCGTGTACGCGACTGGGCGATCGTCCACGATCTCGATCAAGTCAACCCCGATGACGTCGAAGAGGCGTTGGCGCTCTACCAGATCGATTCCGAAGGCTTGGATAGACTCGACCTGGCGGTGTTGAACGCCATCGTCAAGAATTTCGACGGCGGACCCGTCGGGCTCAACAACCTGGCGGCGATGGTCGGCGAGGAATCAGAAACGGTGGAAACGGTCTGCGAGCCTTATCTGGTGCGTGAGGGTTTCCTCATGCGCACGCCCAAGGGCCGCGTCGCGACCGAAAAAGCCTGGCGTCATCTGGGGCTTGTTCCCAAGGATGATGTCAGCAAGTTATTCTAA
- a CDS encoding adenine phosphoribosyltransferase, producing MTDSDITITELDKVGAEDAQYMVSLIRTIPGFPKEGVLFRDFIPVLADSRGFSIMMKALELALPVPVDSFDYIAGLEARGFLIGPPLAAQLGKGFLAVRKAGKLPPETLSQSYSLEYGEATVQIEKNAIKPGDKVLIVDDLMATGGTAKAAADLITKAGGEVVGFSFVMELIGLSGRDDFGDSPISSLVTMPA from the coding sequence ATGACTGATTCGGACATCACCATCACAGAACTCGACAAGGTAGGGGCTGAGGACGCCCAATACATGGTCTCCTTGATTCGCACCATTCCCGGATTTCCCAAGGAAGGCGTGCTGTTCCGCGATTTCATTCCGGTTTTGGCCGATTCTCGTGGCTTCTCCATCATGATGAAGGCGCTGGAGCTGGCGTTGCCCGTTCCGGTCGATTCCTTCGATTACATCGCTGGCCTTGAGGCCCGCGGATTCCTCATCGGTCCGCCGCTTGCGGCCCAGCTGGGCAAAGGTTTCCTTGCCGTGCGCAAGGCGGGCAAGCTACCCCCGGAGACGTTGAGCCAGAGCTATTCTCTGGAATATGGCGAGGCGACGGTCCAGATTGAGAAGAACGCCATCAAACCGGGTGACAAGGTCCTCATTGTCGATGACCTGATGGCCACCGGTGGCACCGCCAAGGCCGCGGCCGACCTGATCACCAAGGCGGGCGGGGAGGTCGTGGGCTTCAGCTTCGTGATGGAGCTCATCGGGCTTTCAGGCCGTGATGATTTCGGCGACTCGCCCATCAGTTCCTTGGTGACGATGCCTGCCTGA
- a CDS encoding DUF3017 domain-containing protein: MSDKHPYVSEAHEGKPAFEWGVLAVVVVAAVLAGLGHTMAATAIFSATAIITALIRLILKDRSPWKIRSVGFDTFIGIALGIGLLVVYFSIQLLV; this comes from the coding sequence ATGTCCGACAAGCACCCCTATGTCTCCGAAGCGCACGAGGGCAAACCCGCCTTCGAGTGGGGCGTGCTCGCCGTCGTGGTGGTCGCGGCGGTGCTGGCAGGCCTTGGACACACGATGGCCGCCACGGCGATATTCTCCGCGACGGCCATCATCACAGCGCTGATCCGTTTGATTCTCAAGGACCGCAGCCCCTGGAAAATCCGCTCAGTCGGCTTCGACACCTTTATCGGCATCGCCTTGGGAATCGGTTTGCTGGTTGTCTACTTCAGCATCCAACTCCTCGTCTGA
- the purH gene encoding bifunctional phosphoribosylaminoimidazolecarboxamide formyltransferase/IMP cyclohydrolase, which produces MTDTNRCIRRALVSVYDKTGIEELANAFIKAGTEVVSTGSTAKRLAELGVKVTAVEQVTGFPESLGGRVKTLDPHIHAGILADMTNPAQAEELKNLDIKPFDLVVVNLYPFADTVRSGASSADIIEKIDIGGPSMIRGAAKNSASVAVITDPAEYGLAARRVANGEGFSLKERRWLAAKAFETTAAYDATIAEWTRNHWQKPQTLNVNESTVSGEAENTQNAQLEDATKPKDTAMFPAHLTRTWDYAHGLRYGENPHQQASLYVDALDQTGFAHAQQLGGKPMSYNNYVDADAAWRAVWDFAPEIAVAVCKHNNPCGLAIGKTVAEAHLKAHACDPMSAYGGVIAANTTVTMEMAQNVRPIFTEVIVAPDYEPDALALLKAHKKNLRILKVAQRPHTDIQFRQIDGGILVQSIDRIDAPGDHTETWKLVSGEQADAKTLKDLEFAWRAIRCVKSNAVLLAHDEATVGIGMGQVNRVDSCHLAVERANTLADGANRSKGSVAASDAFFPFADGAETLIDAGVKAIVQPGGSIRDKEVIEAAQKRGITMYLTGTRHFFH; this is translated from the coding sequence ATGACAGACACAAACCGTTGTATACGGCGCGCATTGGTGTCGGTTTACGATAAAACCGGCATCGAGGAATTGGCCAACGCCTTCATCAAAGCGGGCACGGAAGTCGTCTCCACTGGGTCCACGGCGAAACGGCTTGCCGAGCTGGGCGTCAAGGTGACCGCGGTCGAGCAGGTGACCGGTTTTCCGGAGAGTCTTGGCGGACGGGTCAAGACCTTGGATCCTCATATCCATGCTGGCATTTTGGCGGATATGACCAATCCAGCGCAGGCCGAGGAACTGAAGAACCTTGACATCAAACCATTCGACCTTGTGGTGGTGAACCTGTATCCCTTCGCCGACACCGTGCGTTCAGGGGCGTCGAGCGCGGACATCATCGAGAAAATCGACATCGGCGGACCGTCAATGATCCGTGGCGCCGCGAAGAACAGCGCCAGCGTGGCCGTCATCACCGATCCGGCCGAATACGGCTTGGCGGCGCGACGTGTGGCCAACGGTGAGGGATTCTCGCTGAAGGAACGTCGCTGGCTGGCAGCCAAGGCGTTCGAGACCACGGCGGCGTACGACGCGACGATCGCCGAGTGGACGCGTAACCATTGGCAGAAGCCCCAGACTCTCAACGTCAATGAGTCCACGGTGTCCGGCGAAGCCGAGAATACACAGAATGCGCAACTGGAAGATGCCACAAAACCGAAAGACACGGCGATGTTCCCGGCGCATCTGACACGCACCTGGGATTACGCCCATGGGCTCCGCTATGGCGAGAACCCCCACCAACAGGCCAGCCTCTACGTCGATGCGCTTGACCAGACCGGGTTCGCGCATGCGCAGCAGCTGGGCGGCAAGCCCATGAGCTACAACAACTACGTCGACGCCGACGCCGCCTGGCGTGCGGTCTGGGACTTTGCCCCCGAGATCGCCGTGGCGGTATGCAAGCACAACAACCCATGCGGTCTCGCCATCGGCAAGACAGTGGCCGAGGCCCACTTGAAGGCGCACGCCTGCGATCCAATGAGCGCATACGGCGGCGTCATCGCGGCCAACACGACCGTCACCATGGAGATGGCCCAGAACGTCCGTCCCATCTTCACCGAGGTCATCGTCGCCCCCGACTACGAACCTGATGCGTTGGCGTTGCTGAAGGCCCACAAGAAGAACTTGCGCATCCTCAAAGTGGCGCAACGCCCGCATACCGATATCCAATTCCGACAGATCGATGGCGGCATCCTCGTGCAGTCCATCGACAGGATCGACGCTCCTGGCGACCATACGGAGACTTGGAAGCTCGTCTCCGGGGAACAGGCCGATGCCAAGACCCTCAAGGACCTGGAGTTCGCCTGGCGGGCCATCCGCTGTGTGAAATCCAATGCCGTGCTGCTGGCCCACGACGAGGCCACCGTGGGCATCGGCATGGGCCAAGTCAATCGTGTGGATTCCTGCCATCTCGCCGTTGAACGCGCCAACACACTCGCTGACGGCGCCAATCGTTCCAAGGGCTCCGTCGCCGCCTCCGACGCGTTCTTCCCGTTCGCCGATGGCGCGGAGACGTTGATCGACGCGGGGGTGAAGGCCATCGTACAGCCGGGAGGCTCGATCCGCGACAAGGAAGTGATCGAGGCGGCGCAGAAACGTGGCATCACGATGTATCTGACCGGGACCCGGCACTTCTTCCACTGA
- the sucC gene encoding ADP-forming succinate--CoA ligase subunit beta: MDLYEYQARQLLEEQGIDTPQGIFAQNSHEVAEAADKIGYPCVVKAQVRTGHRGQAGGVKLAKDQDEAILSSEQILPMTIRGHKVSGVLVAEAKNVLHEYYVSISLDRTSRDFDVLATANGGTEVEEIAREHPESVKRLHISALEDFDIEAARKMAESIGFYHADVDQAADVLLKMWKCFKDNDATLVEINPLAKIGDPDDESSKKLCALDAKISLDDNAAFRHDGWKRFADTTHTDPFEERAKQHGLHYVHLKGEVGVIGNGAGLVMSSLDAVSGAGEEQGTGVKPANFLDIGGGASAEVMSTSLSIVLSDPQVQSVFVNVYGGITACDEVARGILSALDELNVSKPIVVRFDGNAAQEGLRILKDASKPNIHVSSTMEEAAQQAARLAKSGKEAN; this comes from the coding sequence ATGGATCTCTATGAGTATCAGGCAAGACAGCTTCTCGAGGAGCAAGGCATCGACACGCCGCAGGGCATCTTCGCCCAGAATTCGCATGAGGTCGCCGAGGCCGCGGACAAGATCGGCTATCCTTGCGTCGTCAAGGCCCAGGTCCGCACAGGGCATCGCGGCCAGGCTGGCGGGGTGAAGCTCGCCAAAGACCAGGACGAGGCCATCCTCTCCTCTGAGCAGATCCTGCCGATGACCATCCGCGGCCACAAGGTCAGCGGCGTGTTGGTGGCCGAAGCCAAAAACGTGCTCCATGAGTATTACGTCTCCATCTCACTCGATCGCACATCGCGAGATTTCGATGTGCTGGCCACCGCCAACGGCGGCACCGAAGTCGAGGAGATCGCACGCGAGCACCCGGAATCGGTGAAGCGCCTGCACATCAGCGCACTCGAGGATTTTGATATCGAGGCCGCACGCAAAATGGCCGAATCCATCGGTTTCTACCATGCCGATGTCGACCAGGCCGCCGACGTGCTCTTGAAGATGTGGAAATGCTTCAAAGACAACGACGCCACATTGGTGGAAATCAACCCGCTTGCCAAGATCGGCGACCCGGATGACGAATCGTCCAAGAAGCTCTGCGCGTTGGACGCGAAGATCTCTTTGGACGACAACGCGGCCTTCCGCCACGATGGATGGAAACGCTTCGCCGACACCACCCACACTGATCCGTTCGAGGAGCGCGCCAAGCAGCACGGCCTGCATTATGTCCATCTGAAAGGCGAAGTCGGAGTCATCGGCAACGGGGCAGGGCTGGTGATGAGCTCGCTCGACGCGGTCTCCGGAGCCGGCGAGGAACAGGGGACCGGCGTCAAACCGGCCAATTTCCTCGATATCGGCGGAGGCGCCTCGGCCGAAGTCATGAGCACCAGCCTTTCCATCGTCCTTTCGGACCCGCAGGTCCAATCCGTGTTCGTCAACGTCTATGGCGGCATCACCGCGTGCGATGAGGTGGCCCGCGGCATCCTCAGCGCCCTCGATGAGCTCAACGTCTCCAAGCCGATTGTGGTCCGTTTCGACGGCAACGCGGCGCAAGAGGGGTTGAGGATACTCAAGGACGCCAGCAAGCCGAACATCCATGTCAGCTCAACCATGGAAGAGGCCGCCCAGCAGGCGGCGAGACTCGCGAAATCCGGCAAGGAGGCCAACTGA
- the ruvA gene encoding Holliday junction branch migration protein RuvA — protein MIGMLNGRVESVGSDAALIDVNGVGFEVRMPAAELSALHSGQETKVFTSLNVSQDAIALYGFLSQSSKRMFLQLQKVSGIGPRVALSLLSTLPPEKLAKTVMDGDAAALAKAPGLGKKGAQKIILELRGSINLDEIESGHASAEPDYDNGTTQVIEGLVSLGWRESDAAHAVTMVCKDNGIETPLAASDIPKVLKLALTSLDRGR, from the coding sequence ATGATAGGAATGCTGAACGGCAGGGTCGAATCCGTCGGATCCGATGCCGCACTCATTGACGTGAACGGCGTTGGCTTCGAGGTTCGTATGCCGGCCGCCGAGCTTTCCGCCCTGCATTCCGGGCAGGAGACCAAGGTGTTCACCTCGTTGAACGTCTCCCAGGACGCCATCGCACTTTACGGGTTCCTTTCCCAATCCTCGAAACGCATGTTCCTGCAGTTGCAGAAGGTCAGCGGCATCGGCCCGCGCGTGGCGTTGTCGCTGCTTTCCACCCTGCCTCCCGAGAAGCTGGCGAAAACCGTCATGGACGGCGACGCCGCAGCGCTGGCCAAGGCTCCTGGTCTAGGCAAAAAAGGCGCGCAGAAGATCATCCTCGAGCTTCGCGGCTCCATCAACCTTGATGAGATCGAAAGCGGGCACGCGTCGGCCGAACCCGATTACGACAACGGCACAACGCAGGTCATCGAGGGCTTGGTCTCTCTGGGCTGGCGAGAAAGCGATGCGGCGCACGCCGTCACCATGGTCTGCAAGGACAACGGCATCGAAACGCCACTCGCCGCATCCGATATTCCCAAAGTCCTCAAACTGGCGTTGACATCCTTGGATCGGGGGCGCTAA
- the yajC gene encoding preprotein translocase subunit YajC codes for MPGGNSIFIIVLIVLMAAMMWWSSHKQKQQQNQVKDFRSSLQPGQLVQTIGGIIGSVVSVDEKYEEIVIDSEGSKLRFTFRAINKTYERPAFIDDDEVDEDGNPINPEEENASSEAPQDAAGESSARDDNEAQKPFDDNAESEEDSVENAEDPESTPESPSQSADEHDGGEDSKQ; via the coding sequence GTGCCCGGTGGCAATTCAATTTTCATCATCGTCCTTATCGTCCTGATGGCCGCCATGATGTGGTGGTCGTCGCATAAGCAGAAGCAACAGCAGAACCAGGTGAAGGATTTCCGTTCGTCGTTGCAGCCCGGCCAACTGGTGCAGACCATTGGCGGCATCATCGGCAGCGTCGTCTCTGTCGATGAGAAGTATGAGGAGATCGTCATCGATTCCGAAGGCTCCAAGCTCCGTTTCACCTTCCGTGCCATCAACAAGACATACGAACGTCCCGCCTTCATCGACGATGACGAAGTGGACGAGGACGGCAATCCCATCAACCCGGAAGAAGAGAACGCAAGCTCTGAGGCACCGCAGGACGCGGCCGGCGAGTCTTCGGCGCGTGACGACAACGAGGCTCAGAAGCCTTTTGACGACAACGCGGAATCCGAAGAGGATTCTGTGGAAAACGCAGAGGATCCAGAGTCCACGCCCGAATCCCCATCTCAAAGCGCCGATGAGCATGATGGCGGGGAAGACAGCAAACAGTAA
- the sucD gene encoding succinate--CoA ligase subunit alpha has protein sequence MALFIEDNAPVIVQGMTGHQGMTHTGRMLNADTNIVGGVNPRKAGQKVAFHIDETGKDLDIPVYATCMEAKEATGARASVIFVPPRFAKSAMLEAIEAGIELIVVITEGIPVADTAYCVELALQKGIRIIGPNCPGLLKLPESKDTSDKGINLGIIPDGIVSSGPLGLVSKSGTLTYQLMGELSDIGFTACLGVGGDPIVGTTLVEALQQFEADDNTKAIMMIGEIGGNAEQDAAAWAKAHMSKPVVAYIAGFTAPEGKQMGHAGAIVSGGKGTAQDKKEALEAAGIPVGKTPGQAAQLLREIVNGGTTQA, from the coding sequence ATGGCACTGTTCATCGAAGACAACGCCCCTGTCATCGTCCAAGGCATGACCGGTCATCAGGGAATGACCCATACCGGCCGTATGCTGAACGCAGACACCAACATCGTCGGCGGCGTCAACCCACGCAAGGCGGGCCAGAAAGTCGCTTTCCACATTGATGAGACCGGCAAGGACCTTGATATCCCCGTCTACGCCACCTGCATGGAGGCGAAAGAGGCGACCGGAGCCAGGGCGAGTGTGATCTTCGTGCCGCCCCGCTTCGCCAAAAGCGCCATGCTTGAGGCCATCGAGGCCGGCATCGAGCTCATCGTGGTCATCACCGAGGGCATTCCTGTGGCCGACACCGCCTATTGCGTGGAACTCGCATTGCAGAAGGGCATCAGGATCATCGGCCCCAATTGCCCAGGACTGTTGAAACTCCCAGAATCGAAGGACACTTCGGACAAGGGCATCAATCTCGGCATCATTCCCGACGGCATCGTCTCCTCTGGCCCGCTTGGCTTGGTCTCCAAGTCGGGGACGCTGACCTACCAGCTGATGGGCGAGCTTTCGGACATCGGTTTCACCGCGTGCCTAGGCGTCGGCGGCGACCCCATCGTCGGCACGACGCTGGTCGAGGCGTTGCAGCAGTTCGAGGCCGACGACAACACCAAAGCCATCATGATGATCGGCGAGATCGGCGGCAACGCCGAGCAGGACGCCGCGGCCTGGGCCAAAGCCCACATGAGCAAGCCCGTGGTCGCCTACATCGCCGGCTTCACCGCCCCTGAAGGCAAGCAGATGGGCCATGCCGGCGCCATCGTTTCCGGAGGCAAGGGGACGGCGCAAGACAAGAAAGAGGCTCTTGAAGCCGCTGGCATTCCCGTGGGCAAGACACCGGGCCAAGCGGCCCAATTGCTCCGTGAGATCGTGAACGGCGGTACCACCCAGGCATGA
- a CDS encoding aquaporin, whose translation MTQQQAQHTSKKHAHGISFPGIGGELVGSFLIFLAIYLVSALSPALYGPSALLVAAATGLAYASMTFIFGKFSGGQFNPAVSLAAMLVGKTGFLNGICYIIAQVLGGIAAGAVVKLVLPTSKAAPAKMWFTNAVNGYDQGSISSTQLHQAGVSFGVLFAVIVEVAASIVIVAAAVRSMDDNGKATSRSAAIIGAAYALGVAFTYPITGAALNPARSTGIAIFASKVGLAVDPLKQLWIFWICPILAAAIVSIVIIIAQMISTKQPGPVKTADVDTDEEAANKHSKFQMPYLEDSAEATTVEKSDDAADSDETVESFDIKNGETADSGTSDDETVESFDIKHDETGSDEDSENK comes from the coding sequence ATGACGCAACAACAAGCACAGCACACCAGCAAAAAACATGCACATGGCATATCATTCCCGGGCATCGGCGGTGAGCTCGTCGGGAGCTTCCTGATCTTCCTGGCTATCTACCTCGTATCGGCCCTGAGCCCGGCGTTGTACGGCCCAAGCGCGTTGCTGGTCGCGGCGGCCACCGGTCTGGCCTACGCCTCCATGACCTTCATCTTCGGCAAGTTCTCCGGCGGACAGTTCAACCCCGCAGTGAGCCTGGCCGCGATGCTCGTCGGCAAAACCGGCTTCCTGAACGGAATCTGCTATATCATCGCGCAGGTCCTTGGCGGCATCGCAGCGGGCGCCGTCGTCAAGCTCGTATTGCCGACTTCCAAGGCCGCACCGGCCAAGATGTGGTTCACCAACGCGGTCAACGGTTATGACCAGGGATCCATCTCCTCCACCCAGCTTCATCAGGCCGGCGTCAGCTTCGGCGTTCTTTTCGCGGTGATCGTCGAAGTCGCCGCGTCCATCGTGATTGTTGCCGCCGCGGTTCGTTCCATGGATGACAACGGCAAGGCCACCTCCCGTTCCGCGGCGATTATTGGCGCCGCCTACGCTCTTGGTGTCGCGTTCACCTATCCGATCACCGGCGCGGCGCTGAACCCGGCCCGTTCCACCGGCATCGCCATTTTCGCCAGCAAGGTCGGCTTGGCGGTCGATCCGCTGAAGCAACTGTGGATCTTCTGGATCTGCCCGATCTTGGCCGCGGCCATCGTTTCCATCGTCATCATCATCGCGCAGATGATCTCCACCAAACAGCCCGGGCCGGTGAAAACCGCTGATGTCGACACTGACGAAGAGGCCGCCAACAAGCACTCGAAGTTCCAAATGCCTTATCTCGAGGATTCAGCCGAAGCCACAACCGTGGAGAAATCGGATGATGCCGCCGATAGTGACGAAACCGTCGAAAGCTTCGACATCAAGAACGGCGAGACCGCCGATAGCGGGACTTCAGACGACGAGACCGTCGAGAGTTTCGATATCAAGCATGACGAAACCGGATCTGACGAGGATTCGGAAAACAAGTAA
- a CDS encoding pseudouridine synthase → MPHAYSHAEKAHQENYDEGIRLQKLLAQAGFGSRRKCEEIITEGRVEVDGELVTELGTRVDPSNQQIRVDGSRIRLNNKHITLALNKPKKVLSTMDDPKGRYTLRDIVGDKYERIFHMGRLDYETEGLILMTNDGELSQHVMHPRYEVKKTYVATLDGRISGNICRRLVTQGVNLDDGLIRLDHCAIIDSSRDQTIVKVVLHSGKNRIVRRIFGAVGFPVRRLVRTQIGPIKLGDLKPGSYRVLSQTEVRSLAKEVGL, encoded by the coding sequence ATGCCACACGCATATTCACACGCCGAAAAGGCGCATCAGGAAAATTACGATGAAGGGATTCGCCTTCAAAAGCTTTTGGCGCAGGCCGGTTTCGGCTCGCGGCGCAAATGCGAGGAGATCATCACCGAAGGCCGGGTGGAGGTTGACGGGGAATTGGTGACCGAGCTCGGCACCCGAGTCGATCCGTCCAACCAGCAGATCCGCGTGGACGGGTCAAGGATCCGCCTCAACAACAAGCACATCACCTTGGCGTTGAACAAACCCAAGAAGGTGCTTTCGACTATGGACGACCCGAAGGGACGCTATACGCTTCGGGACATCGTGGGGGACAAGTACGAGCGCATTTTCCACATGGGGCGTCTGGATTACGAGACCGAAGGCCTCATTCTGATGACGAACGACGGCGAGCTCAGCCAGCACGTCATGCACCCTAGGTACGAGGTCAAGAAGACGTATGTGGCCACACTTGACGGGCGCATCAGCGGCAACATTTGCCGGCGGTTGGTGACCCAGGGCGTCAATCTGGACGACGGGCTCATCCGCCTCGACCATTGCGCCATCATCGATTCCTCACGCGACCAGACCATCGTCAAGGTGGTGCTGCATTCGGGCAAGAACCGCATCGTCCGCCGCATCTTCGGAGCCGTCGGCTTCCCGGTGCGCAGGCTCGTGCGTACGCAGATCGGACCCATCAAGCTCGGCGATTTGAAACCAGGTTCGTATCGCGTGCTTTCGCAGACGGAAGTCCGTTCGCTCGCCAAGGAGGTGGGTCTGTGA